The following coding sequences are from one Gossypium raimondii isolate GPD5lz chromosome 4, ASM2569854v1, whole genome shotgun sequence window:
- the LOC105779924 gene encoding uncharacterized protein LOC105779924: MATLAAVAARRAATLARTPLPSQPASLIPRRGLAGAADHHGPPKVNFWQDPMSPSKWKEEHFVIVSLTGWGLLFFSGYKFFTKGKGKKEENAVETTH; encoded by the exons ATGGCTACTTTGGCGGCGGTTGCAGCTCGTAGAGCAGCTACTCTAGCTCGAACACCCCTTCCATCTCAACCCGCTTCTCTCATTCCTCGCCGTGGTCTTGCCGGCGCCGCAG ATCACCATGGACCTCCAAAGGTTAATTTTTGGCAAGACCCAATGAGCCCATCTAAATGGAAGGAAGAACAT TTTGTTATCGTCTCTTTAACTGGTTGGGGTCTGCTTTTCTTTAGTGGATACAAGTTCTTCACTAAAGGCAAAGGCAAAAAGGAAGAG AACGCGGTGGAAACAACACACTAA